A region from the Triticum urartu cultivar G1812 chromosome 1, Tu2.1, whole genome shotgun sequence genome encodes:
- the LOC125515349 gene encoding uncharacterized protein LOC125515349 isoform X1 has product MGAAAAGAPPRPAAEAAAGSPPTPRIPAPTPETVTGLVVGGGGPTTNSTWRRRRRRNSGARARLVLQGRCSTSHGLPSILWRQVFRVYGYVLPVLLASMLVTTGPQAFLMAMAIPLAQSVLSFAISKIGSFGRRRRDEEEYDDDGYYYSDYGSGGWEAEEQYRSNSSSTYRGDSSTTSSRYQQQQQESADSHPTAEPGDINGTTGTATRSESGSISFGGWDELEEGDDRRRSSRWSAGASPVDTATAGGAVGTSRPPATRRRRSRGAAAARYRQAPLPMRLLIALFPFLGSWFRIML; this is encoded by the exons ATGGGTGCCGCAGCAGCCGGCGCTCCCCCTCGTCCAGCAGCAGAAGCAGCAGCTGGTTCTCCTCCAACGCCGAGAATCCCGGCCCCGACACCAGAGACGGTAACAGGACTAGTAGTAGGAGGTGGTGGTCCGACGACCAATTCGacgtggaggaggaggaggaggaggaattCGGGAGCGAGGGCTCGTTTGGTTCTGCAAGGGAGATGTTCGACGAGCCATGGTTTACCAAG TATTCTCTGGCGGCAGGTCTTCAGGGTGTACGGGTATGTGCTCCCGGTGCTGCTGGCTTCCATGCTGGTGACAACGGGGCCACAGGCTTTCCTCATGGCCATGGCCATCCCGCTCGCCCAGTCCGTTCTCTCCTTCGCCATTTCCAAGATTGGTTCATTTGGGCGGCGCCGCCGTGACGAAGAAGAATATGACGACGATGGTTATTATTATTCCGATTACGGCAGCGGCGGCTGGGAAGCTGAAGAACAGTATAGAAGCAACTCCTCCTCGACGTACAGAGGAGACAGCAGCACTACTAGCAGCAGGTACCAGCAGCAGCAACAGGAGTCTGCAGATTCACATCCAACGGCAGAACCAGGTGATATTAACGGTACCACCGGCACAGCAACTAGAAGTGAAAGTGGTAGTATCAGTTTTGGGGGATGGGACGAGCTGGAAGAAGGCGACGACCGCCGCCGCAGCAGCAGGTGGAGTGCAGGAGCGTCGCCGGTGGATACTGCTACCGCTGGCGGTGCAGTGGGAACGAGTAGACCACCTGCAACTAgaaggagaagaagcagaggagCTGCAGCTGCAAGGTACAGGCAGGCGCCCCTGCCGATGCGCTTGCTCATCGCGCTCTTCCCATTCCTGGGTTCATGGTTCAGAATTATGCTCTAA
- the LOC125515349 gene encoding uncharacterized protein LOC125515349 isoform X2, translating into MRPSSMVLQLPRLGRVAGVTAAPASKAGPRKLNSHGCRSSRRSPSSSSRSSSWFSSNAENPGPDTRDGNRTSSRRWWSDDQFDVEEEEEEEFGSEGSFGSAREMFDEPWFTKVFRVYGYVLPVLLASMLVTTGPQAFLMAMAIPLAQSVLSFAISKIGSFGRRRRDEEEYDDDGYYYSDYGSGGWEAEEQYRSNSSSTYRGDSSTTSSRYQQQQQESADSHPTAEPGDINGTTGTATRSESGSISFGGWDELEEGDDRRRSSRWSAGASPVDTATAGGAVGTSRPPATRRRRSRGAAAARYRQAPLPMRLLIALFPFLGSWFRIML; encoded by the exons ATGCGGCCGTCGTCGATGGTGCTGCAGCTCCCACGGCTGGGACGAGTCGCCGGAGTAACGGCGGCACCTGCATCCAAAGCCGGGCCCCGCAAATTGAATTCCCATGGGTGCCGCAGCAGCCGGCGCTCCCCCTCGTCCAGCAGCAGAAGCAGCAGCTGGTTCTCCTCCAACGCCGAGAATCCCGGCCCCGACACCAGAGACGGTAACAGGACTAGTAGTAGGAGGTGGTGGTCCGACGACCAATTCGacgtggaggaggaggaggaggaggaattCGGGAGCGAGGGCTCGTTTGGTTCTGCAAGGGAGATGTTCGACGAGCCATGGTTTACCAAG GTCTTCAGGGTGTACGGGTATGTGCTCCCGGTGCTGCTGGCTTCCATGCTGGTGACAACGGGGCCACAGGCTTTCCTCATGGCCATGGCCATCCCGCTCGCCCAGTCCGTTCTCTCCTTCGCCATTTCCAAGATTGGTTCATTTGGGCGGCGCCGCCGTGACGAAGAAGAATATGACGACGATGGTTATTATTATTCCGATTACGGCAGCGGCGGCTGGGAAGCTGAAGAACAGTATAGAAGCAACTCCTCCTCGACGTACAGAGGAGACAGCAGCACTACTAGCAGCAGGTACCAGCAGCAGCAACAGGAGTCTGCAGATTCACATCCAACGGCAGAACCAGGTGATATTAACGGTACCACCGGCACAGCAACTAGAAGTGAAAGTGGTAGTATCAGTTTTGGGGGATGGGACGAGCTGGAAGAAGGCGACGACCGCCGCCGCAGCAGCAGGTGGAGTGCAGGAGCGTCGCCGGTGGATACTGCTACCGCTGGCGGTGCAGTGGGAACGAGTAGACCACCTGCAACTAgaaggagaagaagcagaggagCTGCAGCTGCAAGGTACAGGCAGGCGCCCCTGCCGATGCGCTTGCTCATCGCGCTCTTCCCATTCCTGGGTTCATGGTTCAGAATTATGCTCTAA